The genomic DNA ATGTGCGGGGCTAACAGAGCTTTACCGAGACTATGGCAATCGGGAAAATCGTCGTAAATCAAGAATGAAATTTTTGATGGAAGCTTGGGGACCTGAAAAAATGAGAGAAGAGTTAGAAAAAAAACTCGGCTACAAGTTGACTGACTATCCAAATCCACAAGTGGTGGAACGAAATGCAGATCCATTCGGTCCGCATAAAATGAAACAACCTGGATTGAATTTCATTGGAGTTCCAATTAAAGTAGGTAGACTCAATGGTGATCAATTGATTACTCTATGTGATATCGCAGAAAAATACGGCAGTGGATTACTTCGAAATACGAATAAACAAAACATTATCATTTTAGGTGTTCCCGATGAAAAACTTTCCGATGCAATACAAGCATTAGAAAAAACTGGAATTTACAATCCAACACAGACAAACAATAGAATAGTTTCTTGCACAGGTTCAGAATTTTGCAACCTAGCAATTGTTGAAACTAAGAATAGAACTTCCAAACTCATTGACTATCTTAGCGAGAAAAATGTAAACGTTGAAAATATAAACATCCATTTCTCCGGTTGCACAAATAGTTGCTCTCAATATTCTATTGCTGACATTGGATTCATCGGTGGAAAAACGAAAGGGGAAAATGATGAAATGGAAGAGGCTTATATGCTTCATCTAGGCGGCTCTATAGGGAATAATCCATCTTTTACTCACAGTGTCTTGAAAGTGAAAGCAGATACGTGCGGTCCAATTGTTGAAAAGCTGGCTAATCACTATTATGCAAAAAAAGTGGATGGTCAATCCTTTCGCGATTTTTATAAAGACTATGAAAAAGAACAAGTTGCTGATTTGTTAGGAATCGAAATCTCAAAAGGAGACTAGTTGACTTTACTCAAAACGCCATGCAGAATATAGATGAATTCAATCAAAAGTTTCAAATTTCGAATACAAAAGAAGTCTTACAACTCACCCTTGCGAAATACAAGGGTGGAGTTTTGTTTTCCTCTAGCCTTGGGGCAGAAGACCAAGTTTTAACTGATTTAATTCTTTCAGTAGATAAATCAGTTCAGATTGTTACATTGGATACTGGTCGTTTGCCGTATGAAACTTATAAAACAATTGAAGACACTGAAAAAAAGTATCAAATAAAAATTCAAGTTCAATTTCCAAATTATATTTCTGTAGAAGCAATGGTGCGGAGTAATGGAATTAACCTCTTTTACGAAAGCGTTGAAAATCGAAAAGAATGTTGTTCTGTTCGAAAGTTAGAACCGCTCGCACGTGCGATGAAAGATAAGTCCTTGTGGATTACTGGTCTTAGGAAAGAACAGTCTGTTACACGCTCTGATATGAAATTCGCAGAGTGGGATGAAAAATATTCTGTGCTTAAAATAAATCCCCTTTTGAATTGGACAGAAAAACAGGTTTGGGACTATATTAAAGAAAACAATGTTCCTTACAATGAACTCCATGATAAAGGGTATCCTAGCATTGGCTGTGCTCCTTGCACAAGAGCAATTGAAGAAGGAGAAGATTCTCGAGCTGGAAGATGGTGGTGGGAAGACCCAGCGACGAAGGAATGTGGACTTCATTGGAAAGATGGAAAATTAGTTCCAAATAAACAGAAGAGCGACAAATCAATGTTTGTCTAAGAAAAAAATTCTAAATGAAACAAACTAAAGTTATAGTAAGGAAGAATAAATTATGAGTCAATATCATATGAATCATTTACAAGAACTAGAAGCCGAGTCTATTTATATTATGAGGGAAGTTGCAGCTCAATTTGAGAAGCCGGTGCTTTTGTTTTCAGGTGGAAAAGATTCGATCACACTTGTTCGACTTGCTGAAAAGGCATTTCG from Leptospiraceae bacterium includes the following:
- a CDS encoding nitrite/sulfite reductase; the protein is MAKEESKVTNEERIKKEKHPLKLRPEIDKWAKEGFHAIPEDDHIRFKWFGCYLQKPKTDGYFMMRMRIPAGQYTSSQGREIAKFTNERARGLIDVTTRQCFQVHWLTIADIPPIIDKLEEIGLGVLGACGDITRNVTGNPLAGIDPEEYLSATNLINRYVKEIAERSDLGDLPRKFKVSISGAPHNLAQPEINCIGIVGAKLEVNGETKYGYTIRVGGGLSTNPYFSKWLNVFLKDDNEVLAVCAGLTELYRDYGNRENRRKSRMKFLMEAWGPEKMREELEKKLGYKLTDYPNPQVVERNADPFGPHKMKQPGLNFIGVPIKVGRLNGDQLITLCDIAEKYGSGLLRNTNKQNIIILGVPDEKLSDAIQALEKTGIYNPTQTNNRIVSCTGSEFCNLAIVETKNRTSKLIDYLSEKNVNVENINIHFSGCTNSCSQYSIADIGFIGGKTKGENDEMEEAYMLHLGGSIGNNPSFTHSVLKVKADTCGPIVEKLANHYYAKKVDGQSFRDFYKDYEKEQVADLLGIEISKGD
- a CDS encoding phosphoadenylyl-sulfate reductase, whose protein sequence is MQNIDEFNQKFQISNTKEVLQLTLAKYKGGVLFSSSLGAEDQVLTDLILSVDKSVQIVTLDTGRLPYETYKTIEDTEKKYQIKIQVQFPNYISVEAMVRSNGINLFYESVENRKECCSVRKLEPLARAMKDKSLWITGLRKEQSVTRSDMKFAEWDEKYSVLKINPLLNWTEKQVWDYIKENNVPYNELHDKGYPSIGCAPCTRAIEEGEDSRAGRWWWEDPATKECGLHWKDGKLVPNKQKSDKSMFV